In the Theobroma cacao cultivar B97-61/B2 chromosome 1, Criollo_cocoa_genome_V2, whole genome shotgun sequence genome, one interval contains:
- the LOC18614048 gene encoding uncharacterized protein LOC18614048, producing the protein MGSLESGISLKRAGSRNERNPFLNRPRSRFSRFLLFKKLDYLQWICTVVVFLFFVVFFQMYLPGSVMDKSQDSFLEDKDLVYGELRYLKEMGGLDFGEDIRLEPRKLLEKFQRENKVLNLESSSGFNRSQHRFQYRKPQLALVFADLLVDPQQLLMVTIATALREIGYAIQVYSLEDGPVHNVWQSIGVPVSVLQVNSNEIGVDWLNYDGILVSSLEAKGVFSSFMQEPFKSIPLIWTIHERTLAVRSRQFTSSGQIELVNNWKKVFSRATVVVFPNYALPMIYSAFDTGNYYVIPGSPAEAWKGENAMNLYKDNQRMKMGYGPDEVLIAIVGSQFMYRGLWLEHAIVLQALLPLFTDFSSDTNSNSHPKIIILSGDSTSNYSMAVERITHNLKYPSGVVKHVAVDGDVDSVLSMTDIVIYGSFLEEPSFPEILIKAMCLGKPIIAPDLSNIRKYVDDRVNSYLFPKENIKVLTQIILQVISKGKLSPLARNIASIGSGTVKNLMVRETVEGYALLLENVLKLPSEVAPPKAVMELPSKLKEEWQWNLFEGFLNSTFEDRSSKFLNKLEEQWNHSQKERSGSLLDTNDSFSYEIWEEEKKMQIINIKRRREEQELKDRTDQPRGTWEDVYRSAKRADRLRNDLHERDERELERTGQPLCIYEPYFGEGTWPFLHHSSLYRGIGLSTKGRRPRMEDVDGPSRLQLLNNPYYRDTLGEYGAFFAIAKRIDRLHRNAWIGFQSWRATARKASLSKIAETSLLDATEKRKYGDALYFWVRMDMDPRNSMQGDFWSFCDAINAGNCKFAFSEALNRMYGIKHDLISLPPMPEDGGTWSVMQSWALPTKSFLEFVMFSRMFVDALDAQMYDEHHQSGHCYLSFAKDKHCYSRVLELLINVWAYHSARRMVYVNPETGVMQEYHKLKGRRGIMWVKWFSFNTLKGMDEDLAEEADSDHPKRRWLWPSTGEVVWQGVLERERNLRNRQKEKRKQKSKDKQERMRHKYHQKALGKYVKPLPEEMQNSNSTIVTSE; encoded by the exons ATGGGTTCTTTAGAAAGTGGGATTTCATTGAAGAGAGCTGGTAGTAGAAACGAAAGAAACCCGTTTCTGAACCGACCCAGATCAAGATTTTCTCGGTTTTTGCTCTTCAAGAAGCTAGATTATCTCCAATGGATTTGCACAGTtgttgttttccttttctttgtggTGTTCTTTCAGATGTATTTGCCTGGTTCAGTAATGGACAAATCCCAAGATTCCTTTTTGGAAGATAAAGATTTGGTATATGGAGAATTGAGGTACTTAAAAGAGATGGGTGGGTTAGATTTTGGTGAAGATATCAGATTGGAACCCCGTAAGCTTTTAGAGAAATTtcagagagaaaataaagtaCTTAATTTGGAATCTTCATCTGGTTTCAACCGGAGTCAACACCGTTTCCAATATAGAAAGCCCCAGCTTGCATTG GTGTTTGCTGATCTATTGGTTGATCCACAACAATTGCTAATGGTAACCATTGCAACTGCATTGAGAGAGATTGGTTATGCTATTCAG GTCTACTCCCTTGAAGATGGTCCTGTGCACAATGTTTGGCAAAGCATTGGAGTTCCAGTCAGCGTTCTTCAAGTCAATTCCAATGAGATTGGTGTTGATTGGCTTAA CTATGATGGCATACTGGTCAGCTCTCTTGAGGCCAAGGGTGTCTTTTCTAG TTTTATGCAGGAACCTTTCAAATCTATTCCTCTTATATGGACCATCCATGAAAGAACTCTTGCTGTTCGTTCTAGACAATTCACTTCAAGTGGGCAGATTGAGCTTGTGAATAATTGGAAAAAAGTTTTCAGCCGTGCTACTGTTGTTGTCTTCCCAAACTATGCCCTTCCG ATGATCTATTCTGCATTTGATACTGGAAACTATTATGTTATTCCTGGTTCTCCTGCTGAAGCATGGAAAGGAGAGAATGCAATGAATTTGTACAAAGATAATCAGCGTATGAAGATGGGTTACGGACCTGATGAAGTTCTCATTGCAATCGTTGGAAGTCAATTTATGTACCGGGGCTTGTGGTTGGagcatgcaattgttttacaGGCTTTATTACCACTCTTTACTGACTTTTCATCTGATACTAATTCAAATTCCCATcccaaaattattattttaagcgGTGACTCAACAAGCAACTACAGCATGGCTGTTGAG AGAATCActcataacttaaaatatcCAAGTGGTGTGGTGAAGCATGTTGCTGTTGATGGAGATGTTGACAGTGTTCTGAGCATGACTGACATTGTGATATATGGCTCATTCCTTGAGGAGCCATCATTTCCAGAGATTTTGATAAAAGCCATGTGCCTTGGGAAACCAATCATAGCACCAGATCTCTCCAATATCAGGAAATAT GTTGATGACAGGGTAAACAGCTATCTTTTTCCTAAGGAGAATATTAAAGTTTTGACACAGATCATATTGCAAGTGAtatcaaaaggaaaattgtCACCATTGGCACGGAATATTGCTTCAATTGGAAGTGGAACTGTCAAAAACTTGATGGTTCGGGAAACTGTTGAAGGCTATGCCTTGCTACTGGAAAATGTTCTCAAGCTTCCATCAGAAGTTGCCCCTCCTAAGGCTGTTATGGAACTTCCTTCAAAGTTAAAAGAAGAATGGCAGTGGAATCTATTTGAAGGTTTTCTAAATTCTACATTTGAAGACAGAAGTTCCAAATTTTTGAACAAGTTAGAGGAGCAGTGGAACCATTCTCAAAAAGAGAGGTCTGGTTCATTACTTGACACGAACGATTCATTTTCATATGAGATTtgggaggaagaaaaaaagatgcagattattaatattaaaaggaGAAGAGAGGAACAAGAG TTGAAAGATAGAACTGATCAACCCCGTGGCACCTGGGAGGATGTATATCGAAGTGCCAAGAGGGCTGACCGCTTGAGGAATGACTTGCATGAAAGGGATGAAAGGGAGCTTGAAAGGACTGGTCAACCATTATGTATCTATGAACCTTACTTTGGTGAAGGAACCTGGCCTTTCTTGCACCATAGTTCTCTTTATCGTGGAATTGGATTG TCCACTAAAGGTCGAAGACCAAGGATGGAAGATGTTGATGGACCGTCTCGTCTGCAACTTCTTAACAACCCATACTACCGAGACACTCTTGGTGAATATGGGGCCTTTTTTGCGATTGCTAAACGAATTGACCGCCTACACAGGAATGCCTGGATAGGATTTCAGTCATGGAGAGCAACAGCTAGGAAG GCATCCTTGTCTAAGATTGCTGAAACTTCATTGTTGGACGCCACTGAAAAGCGCAAGTATGGTGATGCACTATACTTTTGGGTTCGAATGGACATGGATCCAAGAAACAGCATGCAGGGGGACTTTTGGTCATTTTGTGATGCTATAAATGCTGGAAATTGCAA GTTTGCTTTCTCTGAGGCTCTTAATAGGATGTATGGCATAAAGCATGATTTGATTTCTTTGCCACCCATGCCTGAAGATGGGGGCACATGGTCTGTCATGCAGAGTTGGGCCTTGCCAACAAAGTCCTTCCTAGAGTTTGTTATGTTTTCAAG GATGTTTGTGGATGCATTAGATGCACAAATGTATGATGAGCACCATCAAAGTGGTCACTGTTATCTGAGTTTCGCAAAG GACAAGCATTGCTACTCACGGGTGCTGGAGCTACTTATAAATGTCTGGGCATACCACAGTGCAAGGCGGATGGTATATGTGAACCCTGAGACTGGTGTGATGCAAGAATACCACAAGTTAAAGGGTCGGAGAGGGATAATGTGGGTCAAATGGTTTTCATTCAACACCTTAAAGGGCATGGATGAGGATTTGGCGGAGGAGGCAGATTCTGACCACCCAAAAAGACGATGGTTATGGCCATCGACAGGTGAGGTTGTCTGGCAAGGTGTActcgagagagagagaaatctcCGCAACCgacagaaagagaaaaggaagcaAAAAAGTAAGGATAAACAAGAGAGAATGAGGCATAAATACCATCAAAAGGCATTGGGGAAGTATGTGAAACCCCTTCCAGAAGAgatgcaaaattcaaattcaacaaTAGTAACATCAGAGTAA
- the LOC18614049 gene encoding UDP-D-xylose:L-fucose alpha-1,3-D-xylosyltransferase MGP4 — MSAFLHQRPIHNPFSNAYPISPRPSSAFQRPISIFSPTGLIILLSLMVILGVFLPWSGMPQSMFSNSIKASSLSKWRDYTLAEAASFVAKNGTVIVCAVSQPYLPFLNNWLISITRQKHQDKVLVIAEDYATLYKVNEKWPGHAVLVPPAPDSQTAHKFGSQGFFNFTSRRPRHLLQILELGYNVMYNDVDMVWLGDPFRYLEGNHDVYFTDDMAVVKPPNHSHDLPPPGKKGRTYICSCMIFLRPTDGAKLVMKEWIEELQAQPWSKAKKANDQPAFNWALNRTAGQVDLCLLPQTAFPTGGLYFKNQTWVQETKGTHVIIHNNYITGFEKKIKRFRDYGLWLVDDHFLESPLGRL, encoded by the exons ATGTCAGCATTCTTGCACCAACGACCCATCCACAACCCGTTCTCAAACGCCTACCCAATCTCCCCACGTCCTTCATCAGCCTTTCAAAGACCCATTTCGATCTTCAGCCCAACCGGCCTAATtattcttctctctctcatgGTAATCCTCGGAGTATTCTTGCCCTGGTCGGGAATGCCCCAATCCATGTTCTCTAACTCAATAAAGGCCTCTTCTCTTTCCAAATGGCGAGACTACACTTTAGCCGAAGCGGCATCGTTCGTTGCCAAAAACGGCACAGTAATCGTCTGCGCCGTGAGCCAACCTTATTTACCTTTTCTCAACAATTGGTTGATTAGTATTACCAGGCAAAAGCACCAAGACAAAGTGCTTGTAATAGCTGAAGATTACGCTACGCTTTATAAGGTTAATGAGAAGTGGCCTGGTCATGCCGTATTGGTCCCGCCTGCACCTGATTCACAAACTGCCCATAAATTTGGCTCTCAG GGATTCTTCAATTTTACTTCCAGGCGGCCTCGGCATTTGTTGCAAATTTTGGAGCTTGGGTATAATGTTATGTATAATGATGTCGATATGGTGTGGTTGGGTGACCCCTTTCGTTATTTGGAAGGAAATCATGATGTTTACTTCACTGATGACATGGCTGTG GTGAAGCCTCCAAACCATTCCCATGATTTGCCACCTCCAGGGAAAAAGGGTCGCACTTACATATGTAGTTGCATGATTTTCCTGCGTCCCACGGATGGAGCAAAATTAGTTATGAAGGAATGGATTGAGGAGCTTCAAGCTCAGCCGTGGTCCAAAGCAAAGAAAGCAAATGATCAGCCTGCTTTTAACTGGGCACTAAACAGAACTGCTGGACAG GTGGATCTCTGCCTGCTTCCCCAGACAGCATTCCCAACAGGTGGATTATACTTCAAGAACCAGACATGGGTGCAGGAAACCAAGGGAACGCATgtcataattcataataattatatcaCTGGTTTTGAGAAGAAGATCAAGCGCTTCCGCGATTATGGCCTTTGGTTGGTTGATGATCATTTCCTTGAGTCCCCACTAGGCAGATTATGA
- the LOC18614050 gene encoding protein ABIL1 has translation MEVEFPRPENPAMTFDEVSMERSKNFVKALQELKNLRPQLYSAAEYCEKSYLQSEQKQMVLDNLKDYAVRALVNAVDHLGTVAYKLTDLLEQQTLEVSTMELKASCLNQQLLMCQTYTDKEGLRQQQLLAFIPRHHKHYILPNSVNKKVHFSPHIQTDPRQNYFQAKSRLQPSGTPASKTLSWHLASETKSTLKGTSQPLASNEISKPSGSSSEVFQLLENGDNTKANSSAAPFPASNAFVPTLGITHRELEGSKPLTAFRSFDNPKHEIIRAPVRSRSMLSAFFAKQKAPKLKAGYVA, from the exons ATGGAAGTGGAGTTTCCCAGGCCTGAAAATCCCGCCATGACGTTCGACGAGGTCTCCATGGAGCGTAGCAAGAACTTCGTCAAAGCATTGCAG GAGCTCAAGAACTTAAGGCCTCAGCTCTACTCAGCTGCAGAATACTGCGAAAAGTCATATCTCCAGAGTGAGCAGAAACAGAT GGTACTGGACAACCTGAAAGATTATGCTGTACGGGCTCTTGTTAATGCTGTTGATCACCTTGGCACTGTGGCTTACAAGTTAACTGATCTTCTTGAGCAGCAAACATTGGAAGTGTCAACCATGGAGCTAAAGGCATCTTGTTTAAATCAG CAACTTCTTATGTGCCAAACATATACGGATAAAGAAGGTCTCAGGCAGCAGCAGTTGTTGGCATTTATCCCAAGACACCACAAGCACTATATTTTACCAA ATTCTGTCAATAAGAAGGTACATTTTAGTCCACACATACAGACAGATCCTAGGCAAAACTATTTCCAGGCAAAATCTCGTCTTCAGCCTTCAG GTACTCCTGCATCAAAAACTCTTTCATGGCACTTAGCCTCAGAAACCAAGTCTACTTTGAAAGGGACTTCACAACCTTTGGCAAG CAATGAAATCTCAAAACCTTCAGGCAGCAGTTCTGAGGTTTTCCAGTTATTGG AAAATGGAGATAATACGAAGGCAAACTCTTCAGCAGCACCTTTTCCTGCTTCTAATGCATTTGTGCCAACATTGGGTATCACACATAGG GAGTTGGAGGGTTCCAAACCTTTGACGGCGTTCAGGTCATTTGACAACCCAAAGCATGAGATTATACGTGCACCTGTTAGAAGCAGAAGTATGCTGTCAGCTTTCTTTGCCAAACAGAAAGCACCGAAGCTAAAGGCTGGATATGTTGCATAA
- the LOC18614051 gene encoding uncharacterized protein LOC18614051: MAFLLHSPEICTASAKIFSNPNHSPKFLKSLTISKNDDEKIWSKAKVKFGLKDVGAMVSGSNKSLRLHGQFSAPVKRGSKPSKEEEEKQNYYVNMGYAIRTLREEFPDLFYRELSFDIYRDDIVFKDPLNTFIGIDNYKSIFWALRFHGRIFFKALWLEIVGVWQPVENVIMVRWTVHGIPRVPWESRGRFDGTSEYKLDKNGKIFEHRVDNIALNSPPKFHVLAVEDIIRTIGCPSTPRPTYFEISSSSSSQRT, from the exons ATGGCATTTCTCTTACATTCACCTGAAATTTGCACCGCCTCTgcaaaaattttctctaacCCTAACCATAGCCCTAAATTCCTCAAGAGCCTCACCATCTCGAAGAATGATGACGAGAAAATTTGGTCGAAGGCTAAGGTTAAATTTGGTCTAAAAGATGTTGGAGCTATGGTTTCAGGTTCGAATAAAAGCTTGAGGTTGCACGGACAATTTTCGGCTCCAGTGAAGCGAGGATCGAAGCCGAGTAAAGAGGAAGAGGAGAAGCAGAATTATTACGTTAACATGGGGTACGCAATTCGGACTTTGAGAGAGGAGTTCCCAGACCTCTTTTACAGGGAGCTCAGTTTCGATATTTACAG ggatgatattgtatttaaaGATCCTCTCAATACTTTCATTGGAATTGACAATTACAAGTCAATCTTCTGGGCACTGCGATTCCATGGGAGGATATTTTTCAAGGCTCTCTGGCTTGAGATTGTTGGTGTATGGCAGCCTGTGGAGAATGTCATAATGGTTCGCTGGACTGTCCATGGCATTCCACGAGTCCCATGGGAGAGCCGTGGTCGATTTGATGGCACTTCTGAATACAAACTAGACAAGAATGGTAAAATCTTTGAGCACCGAGTTGACAATATTGCTTTGAATTCGCCCCCAAAATTTCATGTGCTAGCCGTGGAGGATATAATCCGAACCATTGGTTGCCCCTCAACACCAAGGCCAACTTACTTTGAGatttcatcatcttcatcttcacAGAGGACATAG
- the LOC18614052 gene encoding delta(8)-fatty-acid desaturase 2: MECEKKYITAEELKEHNKPGDLWISIQGKVYNVSGWAKEHPGGEIPLLNLAGQDVTDAFIAYHPGTAWKYLDKLFTGYYLKDFKVSEVSKDYRRLVSEFAKTGMFEKKGHVALFSLTSVALMFLVVLYGVLRCESVWAHLGSAMLLGLLWMQSAYVGHDSGHYQVMASRGYNKLAQIVSGNCLTGISIAWWKWTHNAHHIACNSLDYDPDLQHIPVLAVSSRFFDSMTSYFYGRKLKFDPFARFLISYQHWTFYPVMCVARVNLYLQTFLLLFSNRKVPDRALNIMGILIFWTWFPLLVSCLPNWPERIMFVLASFAVTSIQHVQFCLNHFAANVYVGPPNGNDWFEKQTGGTLDISCSSWMDWFFGGLQFQLEHHLFPRLPRCQLRKVSPIVRDLCKKHNLPYRSLSFWEANRWTIRTLRTAALQARDLTNPVPKNLLWEAVNTHG, encoded by the coding sequence ATGGAGTGTGAGAAGAAATATATTACCGCTGAAGAGCTGAAAGAACACAACAAGCCTGGAGATTTGTGGATCTCTATCCAGGGTAAAGTTTACAATGTTTCAGGTTGGGCTAAGGAGCATCCTGGTGGGGAAATCCCGCTCTTGAATTTGGCTGGCCAAGATGTTACTGATGCGTTTATTGCGTATCACCCGGGAACTGCCTGGAAATATCTTGACAAGTTATTCACGGGGTATTATCTCAAAGATTTCAAGGTCTCGGAGGTATCCAAGGATTATAGAAGGCTTGTCTCGGAGTTTGCCAAAACTGGTATGTTTGAAAAGAAAGGTCATGTGGCCCTTTTCTCGTTAACGTCTGTAGCTCTAATGTTTCTCGTTGTTCTTTATGGTGTTTTGAGATGCGAAAGTGTATGGGCTCATCTGGGTTCAGCCATGTTGTTGGGTTTGCTTTGGATGCAAAGCGCCTATGTTGGTCATGATTCTGGTCATTACCAGGTAATGGCTAGCCGTGGTTACAACAAGCTCGCTCAGATTGTTTCTGGGAATTGTTTAACCGGAATTAGCATTGCCTGGTGGAAATGGACTCACAATGCACACCACATTGCCTGCAACAGCCTGGATTACGACCCTGATCTTCAGCACATTCCAGTCCTTGCAGTATCTTCACGTTTCTTCGATTCAATGACGTCTTACTTTTATGGAAGGAAGTTGAAGTTTGATCCTTTTGCAAGGTTCCTGATCAGTTACCAGCATTGGACATTTTATCCTGTTATGTGTGTGGCAAGGGTCAACTTGTATCTACAAACATTCTTGCTATTGTTTTCAAATCGGAAAGTCCCAGATAGAGCTTTGAATATAATGGGGATCCTTATATTCTGGACTTGGTTCCCTCTCCTGGTTTCATGTCTACCAAATTGGCCAGAGAGGATCATGTTTGTTCTTGCCAGCTTTGCTGTTACATCCATTCAACATGTTCAATTCTGTTTGAACCATTTCGCAGCAAATGTATATGTTGGACCTCCAAATGGCAATGACTGGTTCGAGAAGCAGACAGGTGGAACATTGGATATTTCCTGCTCTTCCTGGATGGATTGGTTCTTTGGTGGTCTGCAGTTCCAGCTAGAGCACCATTTGTTCCCGAGGTTGCCCCGATGCCAATTGAGGAAGGTTTCTCCGATAGTGAGGGATCTCTGCAAGAAGCACAACTTGCCTTACAGGAGTCTGTCTTTCTGGGAGGCCAATCGATGGACTATTAGGACTCTCAGAACTGCAGCCCTGCAGGCCCGGGACCTGACCAACCCTGTTCCTAAGAATTTGTTGTGGGAAGCTGTTAACACTCATGGCTGA
- the LOC18614054 gene encoding hevamine-A yields MAFKLKISMSFFCLIFFISAIGSNAGGISIYWGQNGNEGTLAETCATGKYEYVNIAFLATFGNGQTPMINLAGHCDPYSNGCTGLSSDIKSCQAKGVKVILSLGGGAGSYSLASSDDARQVATYLWNNFLGGTSSSRPLGPAVLDGIDFDIEGGTGEHWDDLARYLSGYSKKGKKVYLTAAPQCPYPDAWVGNALKTGLFDYVWVQFYNNPPCQYTAGDIANLEDAWKQWTSDIPANKIFLGLPASPEAAGSGFIPVNDLTSKVLPAIKSSSKYGGVMLWSKYYDDQSGYSSSIKSHV; encoded by the coding sequence ATGGCATTCAAGCTGAAAATATCAATGTCGTTCTtctgcttgattttttttatttcagcAATAGGTTCAAATGCTGGTGGAATTTCCATCTACTGGGGTCAGAATGGTAATGAAGGCACCCTAGCAGAGACTTGTGCCACAGGGAAGTATGAATATGTCAATATAGCCTTTCTGGCAACATTTGGTAATGGCCAGACTCCCATGATAAACCTCGCTGGTCATTGTGATCCCTATAGCAATGGCTGCACCGGCTTAAGCTCGGACATTAAATCATGTCAAGCCAAAGGGGTTAAAGTGATTCTGTCTTTGGGTGGAGGTGCTGGTAGCTACTCCCTTGCTTCCTCTGACGACGCTAGGCAAGTAGCAACATATCTTTGGAATAATTTCTTGGGGGGGACGTCTTCGTCTCGACCACTTGGACCAGCTGTTCTTGATGGAATTGACTTTGATATTGAGGGAGGAACAGGCGAACACTGGGACGATCTTGCAAGGTACCTTTCAGGGTATAgcaagaaaggcaagaaagtATACTTAACCGCAGCTCCCCAGTGCCCATATCCTGATGCTTGGGTTGGGAATGCTCTCAAGACCGGTCTCTTTGATTATGTTTGGGTTCAATTCTATAACAACCCTCCTTGCCAATACACAGCTGGCGATATTGCCAACCTTGAAGATGCATGGAAACAGTGGACCTCAGATATCCCAGCCAACAAGATTTTCCTGGGACTACCTGCATCTCCTGAGGCAGCAGGGAGCGGTTTCATTCCAGTAAATGATCTCACATCGAAGGTTCTCCCAGCTATAAAGAGTTCCTCCAAGTATGGCGGAGTTATGCTGTGGTCCAAGTATTATGATGACCAAAGTGGATACAGCTCTTCCATCAAGAGCCATGTCTAA
- the LOC108661963 gene encoding hevamine-A-like gives MAFQATILVFLISFLVLMLATCCNAGGIAIYWGQYDEEGTLAETCAAGKYDFVNVAFLPKFGNGRRPMLDLGGHCDPSGNGCTGLSSDIKLCQAKGIKVMLSIGGGAGFYSLASSDDARQVATYLWNNFLGGRSPTRPLGPAVLDGIDFDIELGTKQHWDDLARYLKGYSKQSSKKVYLTAAPQCPFPDAFLGSALNTGLFDYVWVQFYNNPSCQYSSSDINSFEDAWKQWLSDIPASKIFLGLPASPEAAGSGFIPVADLTSKVLPAIKDSPKYGGIMLWSKFYDDQTGYSSSIKSHV, from the coding sequence ATGGCATTTCAAGCAACAATCTTGgttttcttgatttcttttctGGTACTAATGCTAGCAACATGCTGTAATGCTGGTGGAATTGCTATCTACTGGGGCCAGTATGATGAGGAAGGCACCCTGGCAGAGACTTGCGCCGCAGGAAAATATGATTTTGTGAACGTTGCTTTCCTGCCTAAGTTCGGCAATGGTCGCAGACCCATGCTAGACCTTGGTGGTCATTGTGATCCATCTGGTAATGGCTGCACTGGTTTAAGCTCTGACATAAAATTATGTCAAGCCAAGGGCATCAAAGTTATGCTTTCCATTGGTGGAGGTGCTGGCTTCTACTCTCTTGCCTCATCCGATGATGCCAGGCAAGTGGCAACATACCTTTGGAATAACTTCTTGGGAGGACGCTCACCGACTCGTCCGCTAGGACCAGCTGTTCTTGATGGAATTGACTTTGACATTGAGCTGGGAACAAAGCAACACTGGGATGATCTTGCGAGGTACCTTAAAGGGTATAGTAAGCAAAGCAGCAAAAAAGTGTACTTAACTGCAGCTCCTCAATGCCCTTTTCCTGATGCATTTCTAGGAAGTGCCCTTAACACAGGTCTTTTTGATTATGTGTGGGTCCAATTCTATAACAACCCTTCTTGCCAGTACTCCTCTAGTGATATTAACAGTTTTGAAGATGCATGGAAGCAATGGTTATCAGATATCCCTGCTTCAAAGATTTTCCTAGGGCTGCCTGCATCTCCTGAAGCTGCTGGAAGTGGCTTCATTCCTGTGGCTGATCTCACTTCCAAAGTTCTTCCTGCCATTAAGGATTCTCCTAAGTATGGCGGCATTATGCTGTGGTCCAAGTTTTATGATGATCAAACTGGTTACAGTTCTTCCATCAAGAGCCATgtctaa